The stretch of DNA GACCGTGGGAAGCGAGGCCCTACGGCGCCGGCGAACAGGGCGAGCAGAGCGGAGTGGACTCGACCGTTTGAGTCTTCTAGGCTGGTTCGTCggtttatattatattattatacCTTACTTTTATTTGGACTGGAAAAAAGAaatggagaaaaagaaaataaaatgtgAAGAAAAAAGGATGAGAGAAAAATAGAAACCATTGGCAAACCTGGATCATGCAAACCTGCAAGGCCAGTCTTGTAAAAAGATAACATTTTTAGTCCTGTAAAAAAGAAAGCATTTTTAGTTGGATGCGTACAACAGTTATAAAAATGGCCGAAGATAATAACTCATGTGTTAGTGAACAATATATAGCCAAAATTGGCAACAAATAATCATGTCGGCACAATATCCAATTATGACTAGTTACTAAACATACAAATCTCATTGCCCATGCTCAAGCGTCCATGTCGGCACCATATCCAATTGGCAACAAATCATGACGGGAAAAGTTGTTCATCTTTGCTTAGCATAGCCACAATTCGCAAGTACGATCCCTTCTCACACTTTAAAACTAGAGGTAGACGGAGAGAATTTTAGTACACATTTCAGGATTTGAGCCATCTGTTCCTACTTTTTCTACACAATACAGTCCCAGAAATGGCCAACACTGTGCAGCTTGCCAACAATCGTTTATATCTGGCTACTGTTGGCTTGTTCAAGCAGATCTCTGGACAACACTGTTCCATCATTTCCAGTCCAAAACATTCGCATCAGCATTGAAAACTTAAATCCCCAACCTCAATTGCTTTCCTTTTGCTTTTGTGCATTACAATTACAAGTCACAGCATTTAAACCCATGTCCTGGTACAAAAAAATTATCACTTAAACGTTACAGCATGAGAGGCTTTCTTTTTACATGTGGCAGTTGTACGCAGGCTCCTCCATGAGAAGATCATAGTGAGGGGAGAATAGGAATACTCAATTTAAATAGATAATGCTGTGAGAGAAATTAGGGCGATGAGAAGTTAAACTGTATGCCTGACTTCCCCCTGTCATGATCAAGCTGTTTTAGGATGTAGCAGTAATTCATCTGGACAAGAGGAGAAAAACGTGTTAActaaacttaggccttgtttggatgttgtcggattcacttcaatccatgtgtattggtgtggattggggtggaatttagttcaaatttcactccaatccacctcaatacatgtggattgatgtgaatctgactacatccaaacaaggccttatatgtgGCAAATTCATCACCAACTTTAATGTAAAAAACTGAAGAATGCAAAGTGGAAAACCTCTATGCGAAACAGTCTGGTTGGCAGAACAACGCCGAATCCTGCTGAACTTCTGAATGTTTGTAGGAAATCAGTAACAGGGAACTTCCGAAGATCATAGTCCGTTAATTTAACAAGATTTCCAGCACAGACAAAAGCATGGCCATGAATTCCTAGATCCCTGAGCGGCTTCAGAGGCAGATCAAATGACAGGTCAGCAAAGGCTGTCACTGCTAAGTCACCTCCAAGACCATTTAGCTCAGGAGAAGTGGAAGTGCCATTGTCAGAATTATTGGGGTCATGTGCTCTGAATTCTGTTGCCCCCAGTCCTCTTGTTTTGAAGCCTAATAATGAAGATGGTCCACCCAAGCGGCATACAAGAGGCCTATTACCACCCAAGTAAAATCTTTCTGAAAGTGGTGAGACAGTTCCTGTGGATCCCCTTTCCAACGGATGGATGACTCCCGCAGCCACTCCGGCATTGAGAGCGCCATTCAGCACACCCAGAGGCAAAGCCACTCGAAGATCAAATTCCTGATATACAATGAAGAAAATAGTAAATACTTTTCAGTTCAAATCAGTTCAGTTgttgattaaaaaaaaaaggctaATACGCAGTGCATTAGATTCTAGATAATAAAAACGAAGAAATCATTTTCACAGAAATTTAAACTCCATTTTTGTGCCATGAGCAAGCAAGGACTGAAAAGGGGGAGCTGCTATTTTGATGCTTTAACAGAGCACAGAATTTTTAAAGTTTTTGGCCCTTGGTCAGTGGTCAGACAACAAAAGATAATCCAGTGGGAGAACGGTAGACTGACACTAATAAGCATTGTTAAAATTGATCATGAATTTGCAAAGCCAGAGGTACACATACAAtacaattttaagcattcaatCAAAGATTCACAATGTTGTCTAAGAAAAAGACAATAATAAGGGTCACTTGATATTTAACTAAAAGGTGTATTGTGGAAAGCCTAGTTTTCAAGCAGGGCAAAGGATGGAGCACAAAGAAAATTGAGATATACCTGCCTAAGAAATCGTGAATATTTGCTCCCTGGTGCAAGGCCTCCAACTAGAGAAGACGACAGGAACGCATATCCACGTGTAGGTCTTATGCTTGAGTCCCTTTGGTCAACCTTGTATGCGTACTTAATAGAGGACAGAAGGCTATGTCCTAATTCCTCTTGTACTGAATTGGATGACATCCGTGTTGGATCAGTTAATTTTCTCCATGTCATGTTGTACGCAAGGTTGTGGTTCATGGTGGAGAGCAAGCCAACAGAAACGCCCATCAGGTGTTCTTTGAGTGAGGACTTTAACCAGTCATCAGACAGAAATGATATTCTAGCCAACAGCGGAGTTGGTATTGCTCCGATTCTAGGCATTTGGACTCCAGCACTTAGTTCTGCTGTCTTATCTAATTCAAGGGCACCTGATGCATCCCAGGTCTCACAGAATCCAAATAGGTTAATCAACTTCACTGAACCTTCAAGTGAGCATGATCTAGTCTGCAAAAGGTTCACATGAAGAAAACTGGTGAGACTTGAGAAAGCGAATTCGGGAACCAATTGAAGTCATGCCTATGATATAGTGACAATAAATCACCATTTATCATAACAAAGTAGGTCCTGAAAATAAATCATGTTAGATCATCCAAGCTAAATTCACATCCAAGCTAAATGCACATGTAAGTAGGTCCTGAACATCAAtcatgctagatcatccaagaCATTGTACCGAACTACCGATACTAGCATAACACCATCTAATAAGTGATTATTCTGAAAGCAAGGACGATCAACTTAATTGTATTGACCAACAGTCTATAAGAGTGCACTGTTCACTGAGAGCGCCCTCATTTAGTTCAAATTCGCTAAGCTTCTGGTGTGAGCTCTCTAAATTGATGCAACAGTAATAGTTAAGAACTGCACAGCCTAATCTAAATAGGTGAAGCAAAGCAGAAAACTGAATTCGCTCGATTCCTATAAGAACATTTGATCACTTGCAAGATGCAAACAACTCAATTCTGTAAAACAAAATGAGACATTTCTAGCTCGATGGGCACCTGTGTGTTGGCGAAGACGCCGAAATCACCGGCAGCGCGACCGCGGGCCTCTGCGAcgtcaacgacgacgacgacggcgctaCCGGGGATCCCAGGCGGCGCCGCGTCGAGGGTGATCGAGACAGTGTCGAAGGCGCCGAGGCGACGGAGCCGGtcgccggccgcggcggcggcgcgcacgAGGTCCCGCACGGTGGCGGCGCGCCTGAGGTCCGGGCCGACCGCCGCCTCCACCGCGGCGCGGCGCGTGCGCGCGCAGCCCCGGATCGTGACCTGGTGCACCCGGATCCGGACCTCGTCCGCGGTGAGCCGCCGGAGCACGGCCTCCAGGCGAGCCGCCTCGGATGAGGACGCCGAGGGTTCGCTGTCGTCGGCTTCGTCATCcagatcgtcgtcgtcgtcgtcgtcgaattCTTCATCGTCGTCATCCACGTCGAGGTCGGGAGGTGGGTGGGTGCTGTCGGATGCGGCTGCCATGGCAGCAGTTGAGAGCAGAGACTGACCGTGACTGAACTGGAGCGTGGTCTGTTATACTTTGCTTCTCTTCTGAAGAATGGAACAGACTTCGCAAATGGTTAACCGAGaaaagcatttttttttcttttggcaaTGTAAATGTTTATGAAGGAAATCCATATGAAGCAACTAAATTGTCATCtattatacacacacacacacaccttgTTGTTCAACTAAATTGCCCTTCAAAATTCTTTGCACACACCTCGTTCTTCAAGTCCCCGAGCTACAACACCTGACATGGAACAATTTCAGCACACAACTATGCAATAGAATCATCTGATTGGGCACAAAAGCTTCAGATGAAAAGTACAGCCTATACAATCATCACACAGGCTCTCAAATCACACTGATAACATGTAGTACAAACATTGGGCAGAATTACATAGCAGTATAGCACATGGAAATGCAACATTGGGGAATAGAAACAAATTGTACCATTGGACAGAATCACATGGCACATGGAAATCTCCACAAAGTGCATTGAAGACAGCACAGCAGCGAAACAACAGATCTCACGCATTACATACAAAGACACACACAGTCCACCTCAAACTTATGCAGCTGGTAGCTCTCCTAAGATTCCAAGAAGCAAAGGACCCTCAAGCTCCTTGTGTAACTGCGGCATCTTCAGTCAGTCAGCATACTTCACATCTGAAAGATACACTCGGGACTGTATGACGCTGGTCCCAATCAGGAAACCAGGCATAATCATCAGGCCAACTTTCGGCCTCTCCGCACCCTCTTCTATGATGATGTTCTTCACAATGCTTTCCATGTGGATTTCCGAAAATTCACTTCCCTTTTTCACTTGAAACACCTTTGCCTTTGGATCGAAGGAGTAGGCCAACCTGTGCAACAACCATATGGACTTGGCTAGCTTTAGGAATGCCTGGTAGAAAGGTGTCCTTGGATGGCCACCGCTCATGACGTAGTTCCTCTGATCCATGTTGCCAAAGAAAGAACCTTCCATTTTTGGATGCACAAGCAATAGATATTTGCTTCTGCAGAACTTTCCAAATACTGAGTCAGGGTTCTGGCTCAGGACATCCAGAGGATCCATGGCTCGCACTGCGAGGAATTGATGGAAGAAAGCCTCGCTGGAAACACTGATGTTAGAATCCTTGATAGAAAAGCTCTCTTCTTGGAACCCACTGAACATTCTTTGGCAAATATAGgattcaaaagcaaacttcttgtGAGCCCTTCTTGTGTAAACTACACCAGGTTCAATCGCATTAGCAGCCCCATCAAGATCCCAACCtgcagccttcatcatgttgatcaAAGGCTTTGAAAAGTCATGTATTGACTGGTATGCGTTATCGACAGCAGATGTAAACAAACTGGGTGTCAATTCAATGGAGAAGTAGTTCTCTTCTTCGTCAGATTCCTCTGATTCCTTGTTAAGTAGGCCCCTTTGTTTCAGTTTCTTCTCTAACTTTGATTTCCGAAGTTTAGCTTCATCAATTTGCTGCTGTAAATGGGTTATCTCAGTATCTCTAGTCTGGATCTGGGACTGGAATTTCTTTACCATGACCTCATAGGTCTTCAACAAATTCTGCTGCTCTTGTATTTCAGAAAGCAGACGCGAATCTTGAGGGGATGCTGCTACTGGCTTAGGATGTTTTTCTCTGTAAGCATGTTTGAGTTCTGAAAGTCTTGTAAGCTCCTCTATGACAAGCTTATCAGCATCCTGGATCTTGTCAGGGTCATATGGGGTGTGGGCTTCCTGCAGCTGAATGTAGGCAGATTTTAAAGAGGATATGTTGTTGAATATCCTCCCGATCATAGTGTCCATTGAGTCCCCGTTCTGATTCATGTTCTCATCAATTGGTTGAGGATGAACTCTTTGATTATTGATATCATAATTTTGTGACTCCTTTGAGCCTGGGCGGATCATTACTTCTTCACCTCAGGATCAAAGAAGCTAGTAGTCTTCAACTTCTCAATAAAAAATTGGCATCCACCTGCAAAGCAACTATTCGGTTCAGGTAACAAATTTACAACAAGAGATACGAATTTGATAGGAGTAGTTCAGCCTGTGTTGTCCGGCCAACATATGAATGGTTCAAAGCTATTGTACTACAAATGCCATGCTAGcacaaggggggggggggggaagtgGTTAGAGGCTTAGAGCAAAGTGAATTATGGCAAGCATTGGTTGCTGCAATCTGAATTCAACAATAGATCTCCACAATCTGACCACAACTTATTGAAAAGCCAAACAAAACaggaaagttaaaaaaaaaattaatggaACGGAACACTATACATTTATTAGTTGGAGTCATTGAATAGAGTTATATCAATTTCTCTATTTTTCACACCATGATCCATTTTAAGCCACTTGGAGCAGCAGCACAGCGCTACAGAACTGTTGGGCTGTTAGGACTGTTGGGTGTTGACTTAAAGAATCGGAAATGCTTGGACCTGTCTTCACTGTTGTCGTGTTGGGCGTTGTCATGTTGGCTAAATGGAAATTGGGGAAACTGCAAAAGACCAAATCGGTCATATTGGAAGCTAATTTACAGTTCCTGCTAGGCTGCAACTGTCTTTATAATTTTATTGTgtcttattatttatttatgtaaAATACTAAAATGTATCCATGCATCCGGTTGTTTTGGAAGCTGGCGTATCCAGTATCCACTAATCCATCTGCCTAATATCAAACCGCGTCCCATATCCACGCTACATAACAGCACATGAATCATAATAACCTTTAACGTACATAGCATTCAATTCCCTCTATAGACAGATACTAACAACACCCTTCCTTGGGTAATGCTAATGCTACGCTATGCCTGCGCTGTTgaacaaacaaaacaactaACAAGAAGACTTCATAATTTATCTGGTACTTTTACTTTGCATCGTTCATCTAATTATAAACTTGATGTATATTGAGTCCAATGCATATCTGATGTCAGATGCAATTGGACTTGGCAGAGAAATCATCCCCTCAAAGAGTAGTGATATTTTAGATGCCAGTTCCGGTGACAATTCTTGTTCCACGCTTGTAATTTTTTCTAGATTCACAATGAGGGGGGAAAAAAGGTGGTTCAAGCAAAGTACATTATGGCACGCATTGTTTGCTGAAATCTGAATTCAACAACAGATCTCAACAATCTAACCACATCTTATGCCAAAAGCTAAACAGCACATGAAACTATAAAAGAATATATGATGGGCTGGAACACTAAACATTTATTCGGCAAAATAAATCTAGTTCTCTACTTTTGACAGCAGGGTCCATTTTAAGCCACTTGATCACTTGAACCATTGAAGACATGGTACACAGGGAACACCGGCACTACAAAACTGTTGGGCTTTTGGACTGTCGGGTGTTGGTTAATTTAATTCGAAGTTCGAAAAAGAGCAAACGAGCAGAATGGTCATATTGCAAGCTGGTTTGTAGTTTCTGCTACAGACGTGCCTTATCAGTTTTTTTTATTCATCTTTAATACTGAAAACGCACATCCGGGAGTCAGATTCTTTTGGAAACTGGCCTATCCGCTTATCCAAATTTACCAATCCACGTAC from Sorghum bicolor cultivar BTx623 chromosome 8, Sorghum_bicolor_NCBIv3, whole genome shotgun sequence encodes:
- the LOC8070322 gene encoding IRK-interacting protein, with amino-acid sequence MIRPGSKESQNYDINNQRVHPQPIDENMNQNGDSMDTMIGRIFNNISSLKSAYIQLQEAHTPYDPDKIQDADKLVIEELTRLSELKHAYREKHPKPVAASPQDSRLLSEIQEQQNLLKTYEVMVKKFQSQIQTRDTEITHLQQQIDEAKLRKSKLEKKLKQRGLLNKESEESDEEENYFSIELTPSLFTSAVDNAYQSIHDFSKPLINMMKAAGWDLDGAANAIEPGVVYTRRAHKKFAFESYICQRMFSGFQEESFSIKDSNISVSSEAFFHQFLAVRAMDPLDVLSQNPDSVFGKFCRSKYLLLVHPKMEGSFFGNMDQRNYVMSGGHPRTPFYQAFLKLAKSIWLLHRLAYSFDPKAKVFQVKKGSEFSEIHMESIVKNIIIEEGAERPKVGLMIMPGFLIGTSVIQSRVYLSDVKYAD
- the LOC8070321 gene encoding uncharacterized protein LOC8070321, with protein sequence MAAASDSTHPPPDLDVDDDDEEFDDDDDDDLDDEADDSEPSASSSEAARLEAVLRRLTADEVRIRVHQVTIRGCARTRRAAVEAAVGPDLRRAATVRDLVRAAAAAGDRLRRLGAFDTVSITLDAAPPGIPGSAVVVVVDVAEARGRAAGDFGVFANTQTRSCSLEGSVKLINLFGFCETWDASGALELDKTAELSAGVQMPRIGAIPTPLLARISFLSDDWLKSSLKEHLMGVSVGLLSTMNHNLAYNMTWRKLTDPTRMSSNSVQEELGHSLLSSIKYAYKVDQRDSSIRPTRGYAFLSSSLVGGLAPGSKYSRFLRQEFDLRVALPLGVLNGALNAGVAAGVIHPLERGSTGTVSPLSERFYLGGNRPLVCRLGGPSSLLGFKTRGLGATEFRAHDPNNSDNGTSTSPELNGLGGDLAVTAFADLSFDLPLKPLRDLGIHGHAFVCAGNLVKLTDYDLRKFPVTDFLQTFRSSAGFGVVLPTRLFRIEMNYCYILKQLDHDRGKSGIQFNFSSP